Proteins from a single region of Dysosmobacter acutus:
- a CDS encoding S-layer homology domain-containing protein → MKKARLTALILALVLAMSTVSAFAYSSNALLPRQKSYDKPFADVKGTWCESYVQTVYEAGLMQGKTASSFDSRSQLTNGQIVVICARLHKLLSGGGDTWAAGETWYAPYYDYFASVTYGGYYTAAELKSDLYPPEEPCPRYAFVWALSEALSSADVTLPTLNQVSVLPDTIDPDILSFYNAGIVNGKDKYGSFDEFGTLTRGEAAAMLARIIDPAQRLTFTLTAFDLSRDVLGVKGDTVLATVQDLSYTADQIAYGLVNNLIVMKLSDGVLPPMSIVAGEYVCYEASLTLLARQKGISLSTEEINAAKEDGRLMAGYMGVSQAGWAQENQDYLLLSALSQYYYDHYAASADDISYLDRLQADLTALEDSLTAQYTDALKSLSASAVYQRAAESPLRYLYSYLFE, encoded by the coding sequence ATGAAAAAAGCACGTCTCACCGCGTTGATTCTGGCCCTTGTCCTTGCCATGAGCACGGTCAGCGCCTTTGCCTATTCCTCCAATGCGCTGCTGCCCAGGCAGAAGTCCTATGACAAGCCCTTTGCCGACGTGAAGGGCACCTGGTGCGAGTCCTACGTCCAGACGGTCTATGAGGCCGGGCTGATGCAGGGCAAAACCGCCTCTTCTTTTGACTCCCGCAGTCAGCTGACCAACGGCCAGATCGTGGTCATCTGTGCCCGGCTCCACAAGCTGCTCTCCGGCGGAGGCGACACCTGGGCCGCGGGGGAAACCTGGTACGCCCCCTATTACGACTACTTTGCCAGCGTGACCTACGGCGGATACTACACCGCCGCGGAGCTGAAGTCCGACCTCTATCCGCCGGAGGAGCCCTGTCCCCGGTACGCCTTTGTCTGGGCCCTGAGCGAGGCGCTCAGCAGCGCGGATGTGACGCTGCCCACGCTGAACCAGGTTTCCGTCCTGCCCGACACGATAGACCCGGACATCCTGAGCTTTTACAACGCGGGAATCGTCAACGGCAAAGACAAGTACGGCTCTTTCGATGAATTCGGCACCCTGACCCGTGGGGAGGCCGCCGCCATGCTGGCCCGGATCATCGACCCGGCCCAGCGCCTCACCTTCACACTGACGGCCTTTGACCTCTCCAGGGATGTGTTGGGCGTAAAGGGCGACACGGTGCTGGCCACGGTGCAGGACCTCAGCTACACCGCGGATCAGATTGCCTACGGCCTGGTCAACAACCTGATTGTGATGAAGCTGAGCGATGGCGTTCTTCCTCCCATGTCCATCGTTGCCGGGGAGTACGTCTGCTACGAGGCTTCCCTGACGCTGCTGGCCCGGCAGAAAGGCATCAGCCTCAGCACGGAGGAAATAAACGCGGCCAAAGAGGACGGGCGGCTGATGGCCGGCTATATGGGCGTCAGCCAGGCCGGCTGGGCCCAGGAGAACCAGGATTACCTGCTTTTGAGCGCGCTGAGCCAGTACTACTATGACCATTACGCCGCCTCGGCGGACGACATCAGTTATTTGGACCGTCTGCAGGCGGATCTCACCGCGCTGGAGGACTCGCTCACCGCTCAGTACACCGACGCGCTGAAGTCCCTGAGTGCAAGCGCGGTCTACCAGCGGGCGGCCGAGTCTCCCCTGCGCTACCTGTACAGCTATTTATTTGAGTGA
- a CDS encoding S-layer homology domain-containing protein, with product MKPTRLAAFLLALLLGVAPALAYPQNGLVPQQETYGSGFPDVKGTWCESYVQTVYESSLMEGKTKTSFDSRALLTNAQIITIGARLYDLLTGGDGEIPLIADASWYLTYYNNMAPLLGYESGSQILDMGVWPPTEACSRISFVNILSVVLKAAGVELPVVNEVAAIPDLNPMEALDGYTNTLAFYNAGILNGSDAYGTFRPLSSLTRGEAAAMLARLIDPAQRLRSSPAPFDFCKDLMGMEAETVVYSVNGKELAMDKFAPLLARNFFAAARLEDITFAGAAVPDAVTCALMDLRHAAALSVLAEIHGITLSAEAKATAASNAMAKAGFAGLDEQAWLSCELQEALGGAVESYYCEAYGYNSPLFHSDEPDGLSRLADDLEAVDVTIQSAGVMEGLDWAAIGQRAKTTPYAEYLFQRGV from the coding sequence ATGAAACCGACCCGCCTGGCCGCCTTTCTGCTGGCCCTGCTCTTAGGGGTTGCGCCGGCCCTGGCCTACCCGCAGAATGGACTGGTCCCCCAGCAGGAGACCTATGGATCAGGTTTCCCTGACGTGAAGGGCACCTGGTGTGAGTCCTACGTCCAAACGGTCTACGAGTCCAGCCTTATGGAGGGCAAGACCAAAACCTCCTTTGACTCCCGGGCGCTTTTGACCAACGCCCAGATCATCACCATCGGCGCCCGGCTCTACGACCTGCTCACCGGCGGCGACGGAGAGATTCCCCTGATCGCCGATGCCAGCTGGTATCTGACCTACTATAACAACATGGCTCCCCTGTTGGGCTATGAGAGCGGCAGCCAGATACTGGACATGGGCGTCTGGCCCCCAACGGAGGCCTGCTCCCGGATCAGTTTTGTCAACATCCTGTCCGTCGTGCTGAAGGCCGCTGGGGTAGAGCTGCCCGTGGTCAATGAGGTGGCGGCCATTCCGGATCTGAACCCCATGGAGGCCCTGGACGGGTATACCAACACCCTGGCCTTCTACAACGCCGGCATTTTGAACGGCAGTGACGCCTACGGCACCTTCCGGCCCCTGAGCAGTCTGACCCGGGGCGAGGCCGCCGCCATGCTGGCCCGGCTCATCGACCCGGCCCAGCGCCTCCGCTCTTCTCCGGCGCCCTTTGATTTCTGCAAAGACCTGATGGGCATGGAGGCGGAGACGGTGGTGTACTCGGTCAACGGCAAGGAGCTGGCCATGGACAAGTTTGCTCCCCTGCTGGCCCGGAACTTCTTTGCCGCCGCCCGCCTGGAGGACATTACCTTTGCCGGGGCCGCAGTGCCCGACGCCGTCACCTGTGCCCTGATGGACCTGCGGCACGCGGCCGCCCTCTCCGTCCTGGCCGAGATCCACGGCATCACCCTCTCCGCCGAGGCGAAGGCCACGGCCGCGTCCAACGCTATGGCCAAGGCCGGCTTTGCGGGACTGGACGAGCAGGCCTGGCTCTCCTGTGAACTTCAGGAGGCACTCGGCGGCGCGGTGGAATCCTACTACTGTGAAGCCTATGGCTACAACAGTCCCCTGTTCCACTCCGACGAGCCCGACGGCCTGAGCCGCCTGGCGGACGATCTGGAGGCGGTGGACGTCACCATCCAGTCCGCCGGCGTGATGGAGGGCCTGGACTGGGCCGCCATCGGTCAAAGGGCCAAGACCACCCCCTATGCGGAGTACCTGTTCCAGCGCGGAGTTTGA
- a CDS encoding S-layer homology domain-containing protein: MKRLSALLIMLLLLLGTVPAPAAEQSCLVPRGRPYENTFSDVPDGLWCAPYVRTVYETRLMEGFTQDRFLPGGNLTNAQITVVAARLYDLLTGGDGEIPAPADGESWYRGAYDLLADAGVLAQNTPGEQHTGLLWYDFQAADPCFRFFFAAVLSATVRAAGAELPALNEVERIYDLTGEEEDFPDILRFYNAGILNGCDRYGGLHGSSRLTRGEASAMLSRIVDPAQRLTFTLPGLDLCADVLCLAPDSPVLTVGGESFTAQQFAYDLCLGLSQSARPEDGLDFGVIRMKRTVAISRLGREQGLTPDSSAEYLLEHWDGYLGLSRSAWQWQAERDSYYVPLLRAYAERYGDKLYLAKLESDLDAQCAQLTVGFSAQFEALDLDALYQRAKELNIG, encoded by the coding sequence ATGAAGCGGCTGAGCGCTCTTCTCATCATGCTGCTTTTGCTGCTGGGCACGGTCCCAGCCCCGGCCGCGGAGCAGTCCTGTCTGGTACCCCGGGGCCGCCCCTATGAAAACACCTTTTCCGACGTTCCCGACGGGCTCTGGTGCGCCCCTTATGTCCGCACCGTCTACGAGACCCGCCTCATGGAGGGCTTCACCCAGGACCGCTTCCTCCCGGGCGGCAATCTGACCAACGCACAGATCACCGTCGTCGCAGCCCGGCTCTACGACCTGCTCACCGGCGGCGATGGGGAGATTCCCGCCCCGGCGGATGGGGAGTCCTGGTACCGCGGCGCCTACGACCTGCTGGCGGATGCCGGTGTGCTGGCGCAAAACACCCCGGGTGAGCAGCATACCGGGCTTCTGTGGTACGATTTTCAGGCCGCGGATCCCTGCTTCCGCTTCTTTTTCGCGGCAGTGCTGTCCGCCACGGTCCGGGCCGCAGGCGCGGAGCTGCCCGCCCTCAATGAGGTGGAGCGGATCTATGACCTCACCGGCGAAGAAGAGGACTTTCCGGACATCCTGCGTTTTTATAACGCGGGCATCCTCAATGGCTGTGACCGCTACGGCGGCCTGCACGGCTCCAGCCGCCTGACCCGGGGCGAGGCCAGCGCCATGCTGAGCCGGATCGTCGACCCGGCTCAGCGCCTCACCTTCACCCTGCCTGGCTTGGACCTGTGCGCCGACGTGCTGTGCCTTGCGCCGGACAGCCCGGTGCTGACGGTGGGCGGCGAATCCTTTACCGCCCAGCAGTTTGCCTACGACCTGTGCCTGGGCCTGTCCCAGTCGGCCCGGCCGGAGGACGGCCTGGACTTTGGGGTGATACGCATGAAGCGCACCGTGGCGATCTCCCGGCTGGGCCGGGAGCAGGGACTCACCCCGGACAGCAGCGCTGAATATCTGCTGGAACACTGGGACGGCTATCTGGGGCTGAGCCGTTCCGCCTGGCAGTGGCAGGCGGAGCGCGACAGCTATTACGTCCCTTTGCTCCGCGCCTACGCCGAACGCTATGGGGACAAGCTTTACCTTGCAAAACTGGAGTCCGACCTGGACGCGCAATGTGCCCAGCTGACGGTAGGGTTCTCCGCCCAGTTTGAAGCGCTTGACTTGGACGCGCTCTATCAGCGGGCCAAAGAGCTGAACATTGGATAA
- the hisS gene encoding histidine--tRNA ligase, with protein sequence MSKMTPRTLSGFMELLPPAQQQMERMMEVLRHTYSLYGFTPLDTPVIESSEVLLAKGGGETEKQIYRFTKGDADLSLRFDLTVPLAKYVALHYNDLTFPFRRYQIGKVYRGERAQRGRFREFYQADIDVIGDGQLSILNEAEIPAIIYKTFSTLGLRRFQIRVNNRKILNGFYEMQGLSGRSGDIMRTVDKLDKIGAEKVGAILVEDLGLSKEQSAEILSFISITGSSREVLSSLSGYAGRSPLFDEGLNELNSVSSSLTSFGVPAENFAVDLTIARGLDYYTGTVYETTLLDHPEIGSVCSGGRYDNLAEFYTDKKLPGVGISIGLTRLFYVLGEQNMLNPDLPTAPADVLILPMTEDLSAAIALATSLREAGIRTQLHCEQKKFKQKIGYADKLGIPYVIFLGEDEIAGGIVACKDMATGEQTKLSPADTIALIRAGLAEKNSGAVILG encoded by the coding sequence ATGTCGAAAATGACACCAAGAACCCTCTCCGGCTTTATGGAGCTGCTTCCTCCCGCCCAGCAGCAGATGGAGCGCATGATGGAGGTGCTGCGGCACACCTATTCCCTCTACGGCTTCACGCCTTTGGACACTCCCGTCATCGAATCCTCCGAGGTACTGTTGGCCAAGGGCGGCGGCGAGACGGAAAAGCAGATCTACCGCTTCACCAAGGGCGACGCGGATTTGAGCCTGCGCTTTGACCTGACGGTCCCCCTGGCCAAGTATGTGGCGCTGCACTACAACGACCTGACCTTCCCCTTCCGCCGCTATCAGATCGGCAAGGTCTACCGGGGTGAGCGGGCCCAGCGGGGCCGGTTCCGGGAGTTCTACCAGGCGGACATTGACGTCATCGGCGACGGACAGCTCTCTATCCTCAACGAGGCGGAGATTCCCGCCATCATCTATAAGACCTTCTCCACCTTGGGACTCAGACGTTTCCAGATCCGGGTCAACAACCGCAAGATTCTGAACGGCTTCTATGAGATGCAGGGGCTCTCCGGGCGCTCCGGCGACATCATGCGCACGGTGGACAAGTTGGACAAAATCGGCGCGGAAAAAGTGGGCGCCATTCTGGTGGAGGACCTGGGCCTCTCCAAAGAGCAGTCCGCCGAAATCCTTTCTTTCATCTCCATCACCGGCAGCAGCAGGGAGGTGCTTTCCTCCCTCTCCGGCTATGCGGGCCGCAGCCCCCTCTTTGACGAGGGCCTCAACGAGCTGAACTCTGTGTCCTCCTCCCTGACATCTTTCGGCGTGCCGGCGGAGAACTTTGCCGTGGACCTCACCATTGCCCGGGGCCTGGACTACTACACCGGCACGGTCTACGAGACCACGCTGCTGGACCACCCGGAGATCGGCTCCGTCTGCTCCGGCGGCCGCTACGACAACTTAGCCGAGTTCTATACCGACAAAAAGCTGCCCGGCGTGGGCATCTCCATCGGCCTGACCCGCCTTTTCTACGTGCTTGGCGAGCAGAATATGCTCAACCCGGATTTGCCCACCGCGCCGGCCGACGTGCTCATCCTGCCCATGACCGAGGACCTGTCGGCGGCCATCGCCCTGGCTACCTCTTTGCGGGAGGCAGGCATCCGCACCCAGCTCCACTGCGAGCAGAAGAAGTTCAAGCAGAAGATCGGCTACGCCGACAAGTTAGGCATCCCCTACGTCATCTTCCTGGGCGAGGACGAAATCGCAGGCGGCATCGTGGCCTGCAAGGACATGGCCACCGGGGAGCAGACCAAGCTCTCCCCCGCTGACACCATCGCTCTTATCCGCGCCGGCCTGGCGGAGAAAAACAGCGGCGCGGTAATCCTGGGCTGA